One window from the genome of bacterium encodes:
- a CDS encoding permease-like cell division protein FtsX yields the protein MNWTNIRRILSQGATTFVRSGSVSFATVLIMTVTLGIIAFLIFLSAVLNFTLDSIKDKVDVNVYFVTTAATSDINALKDKLEKLPEVREVTYTSREQALADFTARHASDQLTLQALDELGENPLGANLAVKAKDPSQYEGIVSFLGGQPALSSDGASIIDRINYQQNKTVIDRLTGAIDATRKVGVVIVLLFALASITIAFATIRLAIYTARDEIGVMRLVGASNSYIRYPFVVAGMIAGLLAALIVLFILYPATWYAASATTTWLGGFSLFSYYAGNFAAIFFALVGSGVILGGLASFLAVRRYLKI from the coding sequence ATGAACTGGACCAACATCCGCCGCATACTTTCCCAGGGAGCAACTACGTTCGTACGTAGCGGCTCGGTGTCCTTTGCGACCGTGCTCATCATGACGGTGACGCTCGGCATCATCGCGTTCCTCATTTTCCTCTCGGCGGTACTCAACTTCACGCTCGACTCGATCAAGGACAAGGTGGACGTGAACGTGTATTTCGTCACGACCGCGGCCACAAGTGATATCAACGCGCTTAAGGATAAGCTCGAGAAGCTTCCCGAGGTGCGGGAAGTGACCTATACCTCCCGCGAGCAGGCGCTCGCCGATTTCACCGCGCGCCACGCAAGCGATCAGCTCACGCTCCAGGCGCTTGATGAGCTTGGCGAGAATCCGCTCGGTGCGAACCTTGCCGTGAAGGCCAAAGATCCTTCGCAGTACGAGGGGATCGTCAGCTTCCTTGGCGGCCAGCCGGCGCTTTCCTCCGACGGCGCGTCGATCATCGACCGCATCAACTACCAGCAGAATAAGACCGTGATCGACCGCCTCACGGGCGCCATCGACGCGACGAGGAAGGTCGGCGTCGTGATCGTCCTTCTCTTCGCTCTTGCTTCGATCACGATCGCCTTCGCTACCATCCGCCTCGCCATCTACACCGCGCGAGACGAGATCGGCGTGATGCGGCTCGTCGGGGCTTCGAACTCCTATATCCGCTATCCGTTTGTCGTCGCGGGCATGATCGCGGGGCTTCTTGCCGCGCTTATCGTGCTCTTCATCCTCTATCCGGCTACCTGGTACGCCGCGAGCGCAACGACGACATGGCTTGGGGGCTTCAGCCTCTTCTCGTACTACGCGGGCAACTTCGCCGCGATCTTCTTCGCGCTTGTCGGTTCGGGAGTGATCCTCGGAGGCCTCGCGAGCTTCCTCGCGGTGCGCCGGTATCTCAAGATCTAG
- a CDS encoding CTP synthase, whose product MAKQPHKYIFVVGGVMSGVGKGVATASIGKILSSRGFKVNLVKIDPYLNVDAGTMNPTEHGEVFVLDSGLETDQDMGNYERFLGRGLGPEDYMTSGMVYKAVIERERALGYKGKFVEAIPHVRDEIIERLERASEAAGSDVSVIEIGGTVGDFQNALFIEAGRVMHMRDPRDVLFIMVSYLPVPGTIGEMKTKPTQSAIRDLNRYGVQPEIIIARSTHALDAKRKEKLAVWCNVLPERVISAPDVKSVYDVPTNFERDRLSDILLKILDLKTRKSADLREWEQFAKRAHNGKSAVKIAIVGKYFDTGDFVLSDAYLSVIEAIKYSAYALGVRPELHWLSSHEFEKDPKAVAKLKSYDGIIVPGGFGESGIEGKIHVIRYAREKKIPYFGLCYGMQLMTVEFARNVAGLKGANTTEINKDTPHPVIDILPEQKEKLEKKDYGGSMRLGAYPCYLKPATIARAAYGKEMVAERHRHRYEVNPDYVYRLQKAGLVFSGVSSFAHGGDLMEIAELPKSKHPFMLGTQFHPEFKARPLSPHPLFTAFIKAAKGKKK is encoded by the coding sequence ATGGCAAAGCAGCCGCACAAATACATCTTCGTCGTCGGCGGGGTGATGAGCGGCGTGGGGAAAGGCGTCGCGACCGCGTCGATCGGGAAGATACTTTCCTCGCGCGGCTTCAAGGTGAACCTCGTCAAGATCGATCCGTACCTCAATGTCGATGCGGGCACGATGAATCCGACCGAGCACGGCGAAGTGTTCGTGCTCGACTCGGGGCTCGAGACCGACCAGGACATGGGCAACTACGAGCGCTTCCTCGGCCGCGGGCTCGGGCCCGAGGACTATATGACTTCCGGGATGGTATACAAGGCGGTCATCGAGCGCGAGCGGGCGCTCGGGTACAAAGGCAAGTTCGTCGAAGCCATCCCGCACGTGCGCGACGAGATCATCGAGCGGCTCGAGCGGGCAAGCGAGGCTGCAGGTTCCGATGTATCGGTCATCGAGATCGGCGGCACCGTGGGGGACTTCCAGAACGCCCTTTTCATCGAGGCCGGACGCGTCATGCACATGCGGGATCCCCGGGACGTGCTTTTTATCATGGTCTCCTATCTTCCGGTTCCGGGCACCATCGGGGAAATGAAGACCAAACCGACCCAAAGCGCGATACGGGATTTGAACCGCTATGGCGTGCAGCCCGAGATCATCATCGCCCGCTCGACGCACGCGCTTGACGCGAAGCGCAAGGAAAAGCTCGCCGTCTGGTGCAACGTCCTTCCCGAGCGCGTGATCTCCGCGCCGGACGTCAAAAGCGTGTATGACGTGCCGACGAATTTCGAGCGCGACCGGCTCTCCGATATCCTCCTTAAGATACTCGACCTCAAGACCCGGAAGAGCGCGGACCTCAGGGAATGGGAGCAGTTCGCGAAGCGCGCGCATAACGGCAAGTCAGCGGTCAAGATCGCGATTGTCGGAAAGTATTTCGATACGGGCGACTTCGTCCTCTCCGACGCCTATCTGTCCGTCATCGAGGCCATCAAGTATTCGGCGTACGCGCTTGGCGTCCGGCCCGAGCTCCATTGGCTTTCCTCGCACGAGTTCGAGAAGGACCCGAAGGCGGTCGCGAAACTGAAGTCGTACGACGGCATCATCGTTCCCGGGGGCTTCGGCGAAAGCGGGATAGAGGGGAAGATACACGTGATCCGCTACGCGCGGGAGAAGAAGATCCCGTATTTCGGCCTCTGCTACGGCATGCAGCTCATGACCGTCGAGTTCGCGCGAAACGTCGCGGGCCTCAAGGGCGCGAACACGACCGAGATCAACAAGGATACGCCGCATCCGGTGATCGATATCCTTCCGGAGCAGAAGGAAAAGCTTGAAAAGAAAGACTATGGCGGCTCCATGCGCCTTGGCGCCTATCCCTGCTACCTGAAGCCCGCAACCATCGCCCGCGCGGCATACGGGAAGGAAATGGTCGCCGAGCGGCACCGCCACCGCTACGAGGTCAATCCCGACTACGTCTATCGATTGCAGAAGGCGGGCCTCGTCTTTTCCGGCGTCTCTTCCTTCGCGCACGGGGGCGACCTCATGGAAATCGCGGAGCTTCCGAAATCGAAGCACCCGTTCATGCTCGGCACGCAGTTCCATCCCGAATTCAAGGCGCGTCCGCTCTCGCCGCACCCGCTCTTCACCGCGTTCATCAAGGCCGCAAAGGGAAAAAAGAAATAG
- a CDS encoding nucleoside-diphosphate kinase: MREHTVALLKPEAVRYAPEIRRRIANIGLMVVGQREYRWDFRANALNTIQSMYPRCPEEIVEATVDHYLGHATPVLLLEGKDAIRRFFALAGKETNPGKCHESTLRRQFGIPNADIIGGRRKYWRNALHRPRDANEAIRDIRIFF; this comes from the coding sequence ATGCGTGAACACACTGTTGCACTGCTGAAACCTGAGGCGGTGCGGTATGCGCCCGAAATACGGCGCCGTATCGCCAATATCGGACTTATGGTGGTGGGTCAGCGGGAATATCGCTGGGATTTCCGAGCCAACGCGCTAAACACCATCCAGAGCATGTACCCGCGATGCCCCGAGGAGATCGTGGAAGCGACTGTCGACCACTATCTCGGCCATGCGACTCCGGTCCTCCTCCTCGAGGGCAAAGACGCGATACGTCGTTTCTTCGCGCTCGCGGGAAAAGAAACCAATCCGGGCAAATGCCATGAATCGACGCTGCGCCGGCAGTTCGGCATTCCGAACGCCGATATCATCGGCGGCAGGCGGAAATACTGGCGAAACGCGCTGCATCGGCCGCGTGACGCAAACGAGGCAATACGCGACATCAGGATATTCTTCTGA
- a CDS encoding CYTH domain-containing protein, producing the protein MEEIEAKFLGIDTETIEKRLQELGAIFEKERLMYAISFDFPGFPLDANSAWVRLRNEGDVIKIAFKQRLGVKADGGNDDGMREIETEAGHFEDMRQILLAIGMVEKFVMEKKRRSWVKDGIRYDIDFWPRLDPYLEIETDSWDRLEEAARELGLKPEEKKIFSASQIYKMAGINDTDYVQMTFAEWVPRDPSAS; encoded by the coding sequence ATGGAGGAGATAGAAGCTAAGTTTCTTGGGATAGATACCGAGACCATCGAAAAGAGACTTCAGGAGTTAGGGGCGATATTCGAAAAGGAACGCCTCATGTACGCGATATCGTTCGATTTTCCGGGATTTCCGCTCGACGCGAACTCCGCGTGGGTCCGGCTCCGCAACGAAGGGGATGTAATCAAAATCGCGTTCAAACAACGGCTTGGGGTAAAGGCCGACGGCGGGAACGACGACGGCATGAGAGAAATAGAAACCGAAGCAGGGCACTTTGAGGACATGCGTCAGATATTGCTTGCGATCGGAATGGTGGAGAAGTTCGTTATGGAAAAGAAGCGCCGTTCCTGGGTTAAGGATGGTATCCGTTACGATATCGATTTCTGGCCGCGGCTCGATCCGTATCTTGAGATCGAGACTGACAGCTGGGACAGGCTCGAGGAAGCCGCCCGCGAACTGGGCCTCAAGCCCGAAGAGAAGAAGATTTTCTCCGCAAGCCAGATTTATAAAATGGCGGGAATCAACGACACCGACTATGTTCAGATGACTTTTGCAGAGTGGGTGCCGAGAGATCCGTCCGCTTCGTAA
- a CDS encoding class I SAM-dependent methyltransferase: protein MNAHIPQDEMERATLAAYGATAAAYASFDDRMTATSFLWHWRYALPEHPVVADIGCGFGGAMEAFGELGIRHPIGVDPCPELVAIARFRYPKNDFRIGNVLNLASVVTERCDGFVAAFSLAHIRRHNIEAALTSIRRILKPEASGIIIGSSGTGDRILTSADNPLIPSEHRMLVTDWTLETLTPHLAACGFALQLGSEEDGETFWARIARV from the coding sequence TTGAACGCGCACATACCGCAGGACGAAATGGAACGGGCGACACTCGCCGCATACGGCGCCACGGCCGCTGCCTACGCAAGCTTCGACGACCGCATGACCGCCACTTCGTTTTTATGGCACTGGCGGTATGCCCTACCCGAGCATCCGGTCGTTGCGGATATCGGATGCGGGTTCGGAGGCGCCATGGAAGCATTCGGCGAACTCGGAATACGGCACCCGATAGGGGTGGATCCCTGCCCCGAACTCGTCGCTATCGCCCGTTTCCGCTATCCGAAAAACGACTTCCGGATCGGAAACGTGCTTAATCTGGCATCGGTCGTCACGGAACGGTGCGACGGATTCGTCGCGGCATTCTCGTTGGCTCATATCCGGCGCCATAACATAGAAGCCGCGCTTACGAGCATCCGCCGGATCCTCAAGCCAGAGGCATCCGGTATTATCATCGGTTCGTCAGGAACGGGTGACCGGATACTGACGAGCGCCGACAATCCCCTTATTCCTTCGGAGCATAGGATGCTCGTTACCGACTGGACGCTGGAGACCCTCACTCCGCATCTTGCGGCTTGCGGGTTTGCTTTGCAGCTGGGATCGGAGGAGGACGGTGAAACGTTCTGGGCGCGGATTGCTAGGGTCTAA
- a CDS encoding ABC transporter permease: protein MPFDQQLVSFYTILRKGVMRIIRIWSQTLLPSLVTSVLYFAVFGAILGSRIGTIEGVPYILFVVPGLVMLAVITNAYTDVATTFFTSKFFSRNIDEVLVSPTSPVTLIAGYVASGIVRGVLVGILVLLVSLFFALPSIAHPLIVLLFLVLASLVFALGGLINGIYATNFDGITIVPTFVLTPLVYLGGVFYSIGTLPDWWQTATLFNPIFYIVNGFRYGFLGFADVSIFASTGVLVALAGILLAVNWYFIKKGLGLRQ, encoded by the coding sequence ATGCCCTTCGACCAGCAGCTCGTTTCCTTCTATACGATCCTCCGCAAAGGCGTGATGCGCATCATCCGCATTTGGTCGCAGACGCTTCTTCCCTCGCTCGTCACGTCCGTGCTTTATTTCGCGGTCTTCGGGGCGATCCTCGGCTCACGGATCGGCACCATCGAGGGCGTGCCGTATATCCTCTTCGTCGTCCCGGGACTCGTGATGCTCGCCGTGATCACGAACGCGTATACCGACGTGGCGACCACCTTCTTCACGTCCAAGTTCTTCTCGCGCAACATCGACGAAGTGCTTGTCTCACCCACTTCTCCCGTGACGCTTATCGCCGGGTACGTGGCGAGCGGCATCGTCCGCGGCGTCCTCGTCGGCATTCTCGTGCTTCTGGTTTCGCTTTTCTTCGCGCTCCCCTCGATCGCGCATCCGCTCATCGTTCTTCTCTTCCTCGTGCTCGCAAGCCTCGTATTCGCCCTTGGCGGACTCATAAACGGCATCTATGCGACGAACTTCGACGGCATCACCATCGTACCGACCTTCGTCCTCACCCCGCTCGTCTATCTCGGCGGCGTCTTCTATTCGATCGGGACGCTCCCGGACTGGTGGCAGACAGCGACGCTTTTCAATCCGATCTTCTATATCGTGAACGGATTCCGGTACGGCTTCCTCGGCTTTGCCGACGTCTCCATCTTCGCTTCGACCGGAGTTCTGGTCGCGCTTGCGGGCATCCTCCTTGCCGTCAACTGGTATTTCATAAAGAAAGGACTTGGGCTGAGGCAATAG
- a CDS encoding ABC transporter ATP-binding protein: MQEPALVLTDLKKKYDTGTEALKGVSLTVPAGDFFALLGPNGAGKTTIIGIVTGLVNKTGGGVKVFGHDIDTDSGKARTMIGVCGQEINFNPFEKPLDILVNQAGYYGIPRKIAIPRAEKLLADMGLSDKLGQIGFKLSGGMKRRLMIARALIHEPKFLILDEPTAGVDVELRRSMWDYLTTLTKAGITILLTTHYLEEAERLAKHVAIINKGEIVAKGTMQEILALHDDSAPASGYGGGKLEDIFVKLTQN, encoded by the coding sequence ATGCAGGAACCCGCGCTCGTCCTTACCGACCTCAAGAAGAAATACGATACCGGCACCGAAGCCCTCAAGGGCGTCTCCCTCACCGTCCCCGCAGGCGACTTCTTTGCGCTCCTTGGCCCCAACGGTGCCGGGAAGACGACCATCATCGGCATCGTCACGGGACTCGTGAACAAGACAGGCGGCGGCGTGAAGGTCTTCGGGCACGATATCGATACGGATTCAGGAAAGGCACGTACCATGATCGGAGTCTGCGGGCAGGAGATCAACTTCAATCCCTTCGAGAAGCCTTTGGATATTCTCGTAAACCAGGCGGGGTACTACGGTATCCCGAGAAAGATCGCGATACCGCGCGCCGAGAAGCTCCTCGCCGACATGGGACTCTCCGATAAGCTCGGCCAGATCGGCTTCAAGCTCTCGGGCGGCATGAAGCGAAGGCTCATGATCGCCCGCGCGCTCATCCATGAGCCGAAATTCCTCATCCTCGACGAGCCGACGGCAGGCGTCGACGTGGAACTTCGAAGAAGCATGTGGGACTATCTCACGACCCTTACCAAAGCAGGCATCACCATCCTCCTCACGACCCATTATCTCGAGGAAGCGGAGCGGCTCGCGAAGCACGTGGCGATCATCAACAAGGGCGAGATCGTCGCCAAGGGCACGATGCAGGAAATCCTCGCGCTTCACGACGACAGCGCGCCCGCGAGCGGCTACGGCGGCGGCAAGCTCGAGGATATTTTCGTGAAGCTCACCCAGAACTGA
- a CDS encoding ABC transporter ATP-binding protein: MNTLALKDVSIGFHDDLAHGDVLRNISFFLKKGSFVSISGPSGAGKSTLLRAILGLIPVREGEIARDFKKPAMVFQNYALFPWLTALENVAYGLKMEGMGRKEREKIAREKLMEVGLPHLERHYPGALSGGQRQRVGLARALAVSPDLLLMDEPFSNLDTITAEELKADLLKLWKQYGMTILMVNHLIPDAIELSDEILIMGAHPGMVRKTIAIDLPRPRNPRSPEFFSYVDRLTEELRTL; the protein is encoded by the coding sequence ATGAACACCCTCGCGCTCAAAGACGTCAGCATCGGCTTCCACGACGACCTCGCGCACGGTGATGTCCTCAGGAATATCTCATTCTTCTTGAAGAAGGGCTCCTTTGTTTCGATCTCGGGGCCTTCGGGCGCGGGCAAATCGACCCTGCTTCGCGCCATCCTCGGCCTCATTCCGGTACGCGAAGGCGAGATCGCGCGCGACTTCAAGAAGCCGGCGATGGTATTCCAGAACTACGCGCTCTTCCCCTGGCTCACGGCCCTCGAAAACGTCGCATACGGGCTCAAAATGGAAGGCATGGGCCGAAAGGAGCGCGAGAAGATAGCGCGGGAGAAACTCATGGAGGTAGGTCTTCCGCACCTCGAGCGCCACTATCCAGGCGCGCTCTCGGGCGGCCAGCGCCAGAGGGTCGGGCTTGCCCGGGCGCTCGCCGTCTCGCCCGATCTTCTCCTTATGGACGAGCCGTTCTCGAACCTCGATACCATCACCGCCGAGGAACTCAAAGCCGACCTCCTTAAGCTCTGGAAGCAGTACGGCATGACGATACTGATGGTGAACCACCTGATTCCGGACGCGATAGAGCTCTCCGACGAGATACTCATCATGGGCGCACATCCGGGGATGGTACGGAAGACCATCGCGATCGATCTTCCCCGGCCGCGCAATCCGCGCTCTCCGGAATTCTTTTCCTACGTAGACCGGCTTACCGAGGAACTTCGCACGCTCTAA
- a CDS encoding ABC transporter permease subunit, giving the protein MIRSLAHPATKAIHRAHTKHARHAWAIVGAIAVVAIGFGVFGYFANVDWATLAIALVRSTYRLALAYVIALALGAALGLLVGWSRFSDFLFPLFDVLQNVPSFALIPIFIYFFGFTDEMIILFAVSSIVWPILFSTLTAIRTVHADLNDAATIFGANGWRRICYYLAPLSFPAILTGSIVGIAIGWEAVIGAEIIADTTGFGAFIKTAGTEGISQTTVAGTLAILVLVFMLNRLIWAPLLAESSKHYSE; this is encoded by the coding sequence ATGATACGAAGCCTCGCGCACCCGGCAACGAAAGCCATACACCGGGCGCACACGAAGCACGCCCGGCATGCATGGGCGATCGTGGGCGCGATAGCGGTCGTCGCGATCGGATTCGGCGTCTTCGGATACTTCGCAAACGTAGACTGGGCAACGCTTGCCATAGCGCTCGTACGATCCACGTACCGCCTCGCGCTCGCGTACGTCATAGCGCTCGCGCTCGGGGCGGCGCTTGGGCTCCTTGTAGGCTGGAGCCGCTTCAGTGACTTCCTCTTTCCCCTCTTCGACGTCCTCCAGAATGTGCCGTCCTTCGCGCTCATCCCCATCTTCATCTACTTCTTCGGCTTCACGGACGAGATGATCATACTGTTCGCCGTGAGTTCGATCGTGTGGCCGATCCTCTTCTCGACCCTGACCGCGATACGCACCGTACACGCCGACTTAAACGACGCCGCGACCATCTTCGGCGCGAACGGCTGGCGCCGCATCTGCTACTATCTCGCCCCGCTCTCTTTCCCCGCCATCCTCACGGGCTCCATCGTCGGCATCGCGATCGGCTGGGAGGCGGTCATCGGTGCCGAGATCATCGCGGACACGACCGGGTTCGGCGCGTTCATAAAGACCGCCGGGACGGAAGGCATAAGCCAGACGACGGTCGCCGGAACGCTCGCGATACTCGTCCTCGTCTTCATGCTGAACCGCCTTATCTGGGCTCCGCTTCTCGCCGAAAGCTCCAAACACTACAGCGAATGA